The Hemicordylus capensis ecotype Gifberg chromosome 6, rHemCap1.1.pri, whole genome shotgun sequence genome window below encodes:
- the INSIG1 gene encoding insulin-induced gene 1 protein: MEKPVSRLEDHTWSCSCTVRGRHKTPLGGTATGLAAKVGEMLSSSVASSPLTLVGHRTRHPSSPSLGSGASTLNLSRDVVQRSLVLFLVGTFLALVLNLLQIQRNVTLFPEEVMSTIFSSAWWVPPCCGTAAAVVGLLYPCIDSHLGEPHKFKREWASVMRCIAVFVGINHASAKLDFANNIQLSLTLAALSLGLWWTFDRSRSGLGLGITIAFVATLITQFLVYNGVYQYTSPDFLYIRSWLPCIFFSGGVTVGNLGRQLAMGVPEKPHSD; this comes from the exons ATGGAGAAACCTGTGTCCAGACTGGAGGATCATACCTGGAGTTGTTCCTGTACTGTCAGAGGAAGGCATAAAACCCCCTTAGGTGGAACTGCTACAGGGCTGGCAGCCAAGGTGGGCGAAATGCTGAGCTCTTCGGTGGCAAGCTCTCCTCTGACGCTAGTGGGCCACAGAACGCGGCACCCAAGCAGCCCCAGCCTTGGCAGTGGTGCCAGCACTTTGAACTTGAGTAGGGACGTCGTGCAACGGAGCCTGGTGCTCTTTCTTGTGGGCACTTTCCTGGCGCTGGTGCTGAACTTGCTGCAGATCCAGAGGAATGTAACCCTCTTTCCGGAGGAAGTCATGTCTACaatcttctcctctgcctggtggGTGCCCCCTTGCTGTGGGACAGCAGCAG ctgttgttggcttgCTGTATCCCTGCATTGACAGTCATCTTGGAGAGCCTCACAAATTCAAGAGAGAATGGGCCAGTGTAATGAGATGTATAGCAGTCTTTGTTGGCATTAACCACGCAAGTGCT AAATTGGATTTTGCAAACAACATTCAACTCTCCTTGACACTGGCAGCTCTGTCACTGGGTCTCTGGTGGACGTTTGATCGCTCAAGAAGTGGTCTTGGTCTTGGAATCACAATAGCTTTTGTAGCTACCCTGATCACCCAGTTTCTTGTTTATAATGGTGTTTATCA GTATACTTCCCCAGATTTCCTTTACATTCGGTCTTGGTTGCCATGTATATTTTTCTCAGGAGGTGTGACTGTCGGAAACCTCGGGCGACAGCTGGCTATG GGTGTTCCTGAGAAGCCTCACAGTGACTAA